One Solanum pennellii chromosome 9, SPENNV200 DNA segment encodes these proteins:
- the LOC107031771 gene encoding mucin-5AC has protein sequence MNRSFRDSLITGKNFPISSQHRRGLSLNGASREPDDHLDLFSKSRRSVSVASSDETDVTVKLGRLSIGSVKQLKSGLEDPLASTEGEKHDYDWLLTPPGTPLVPTSDGSESKPASVGPRGSSLGRSSSTTKASRLSVSHSESNTPARPTRSNSVTRPSISSSQYSTYSNKSGSILNTSSASVSSYIRPSTPTRRSSSSARPSTPTSRATVSRPSTPSKAGQAPSTSRPTQSSRPSTPTSRPQISGNLNTPSRPTSRPSTPTRRTITPSLSPASRSSTPAGRPVTNGRTAASLSRPSSPSPQVRRPSQPIVPPDFSLETPPNLRTTLPDRPLSAGRSRPNPSVTTKGNAETPSVANPRRQSSPIVSRGRLTEPAGRGRALGSGQLSDISDSRRASHVSELSTRKPVKIAADNMGLGRTISKKSLDVAIRHMDIRNGNGVRPTSGSTLFPHSIRSTNGKGQPSHGSTGASSFNENASYHYNGNLPENGNYLNRSSENGSEEAKSQHSAKLTDIDIYESSRYDTLLLKEDMKNTNWLHSIDDKSDQETIFGNGFELLPEPFSPLQYL, from the exons atgaaTCGGAGCTTCAGAGATTCTTTGATCACCGGGAAGAATTTCCCTATCTCTTCGCAGCATCGGCGAGGACTTAGTCTTAATGGAGCTTCTAGGGAGCCCGACGATCATTTGGATCTCTTCTCCAAAAGTCGCCGGAGTGTTTCTGTTGCCTCCTCCGACGAGACTGATG TTACGGTTAAGCTGGGAAGGCTTTCAATTGGATCAGTAAAACAATTAAAGAGTGGATTAGAGGATCCGTTGGCATCTACGGAAGGAGAGAAACATGATTATGATTG GCTCCTCACTCCTCCAGGAACACCTCTTGTTCCTACATCAGATGGAAGTGAATCAAAACCAGCTTCAGTGGGTCCAAGGGGCAGCTCATTGGGAAGATCTTCTTCCACTACTAAGGCTTCAAGG CTTTCAGTGTCTCATTCAGAGAGCAACACTCCTGCAAGACCAACTCGGAGTAATTCAGTAACTCGACCTTCCATTTCTAGCTCTCAGTATAGTACTTACTCAAATAAATCAGGCTCTATTCTAAACACAAGCTCTGCATCGGTCTCCTCCTATATTAGACCATCTACACCAACCAGGCGTTCATCTTCTTCAGCCAGGCCTTCCACGCCGACCTCCCGTGCAACAGTGTCCAGACCTTCGACTCCTTCTAAAGCCGGCCAAGCACCAAGTACTTCTAGGCCAACCCAGAGCTCAAGACCTTCTACTCCAACATCTCGGCCCCAAATATCGGGAAACTTGAATACTCCTTCAAGGCCTACTTCAAGGCCTTCAACACCTACTCGTCGGACTATAACGCCTTCATTATCTCCAGCATCTAGATCTTCAACTCCAGCAGGGCGCCCTGTCACCAATGGACGAACTGCAGCTTCTCTTTCTCGTCCAAGCTCCCCTAGTCCCCAAGTTCGGCGACCATCGCAGCCAATAGTTCCCCCAGATTTTTCACTTGAAACACCACCAAACCTACGCACAACACTGCCAGATAGACCACTGTCTGCTGGTAGGTCCAGGCCGAATCCTTCTGTCACTACCAAGGGTAATGCAGAAACTCCAAGCGTTGCAAATCCTCGAAGACAGTCATCCCCCATTGTTAGCAGGGGAAGACTAACAGAGCCCGCTGGTAGAGGACGAGCGCTTGGCAGTGGGCAGCTAAGTGATATATCTGATTCCCGCAGGGCTTCACATGTCTCAGAGTTGTCTACAAGGAAGCCTGTAAAGATTGCTGCGGACAACATGGGACTTGGAAGGACAATTTCTAAAAAATCCCTTGACGTGGCAATCAGGCATATG GATATTAGAAATGGTAATGGTGTTCGTCCAACTTCTGGTTCAACTCTCTTTCCTCACAGTATTCGATCCACAAATGGGAAAGGCCAGCCTTCTCATGGTTCGACTGGTGCATCCTCTTTCAATGAGAATGCATCTTACCACTACAATGGTAATCTTCCAGAAAATGGTAATTACCTTAACAGATCATCTGAGAACGGGAGTGAAGAGGCCAAGTCTCAGCATTCAGCAAAATTGACAGATATTGATATTTATGAGAGTTCTCGTTACGATACGCTTCTGCTGAAAGAGGATATGAAAAACACGAATTGGTTGCACAGTATTGACGACAAGTCGGACCAAGAAACCATATTTGGTAACGGGTTCGAGTTGCTGCCTGAACCTTTTAGCCCTTTGCAATATTTGTGA